Genomic segment of Paucidesulfovibrio longus DSM 6739:
TGGCAGCGATGCGCTTCAGGACCAAGTCGCCCACGCCGTGGCCGTGGGTGTCGTTCACGACCTTGAAGCGGTCCGCATCGAACATGATCAGGGATACGCGATGCGGGTAGCGGCGCACCCGTTCCAACTCCAGCGCCGCCAATTCCATGAACCGTCCCCGGTTGAGCAGTCCGGTGAGGCTGTCGTGGTGGGCCAGCTTTTCCAGTTGGACTCGCGCGAGGACGCTCTCCGTAATGTCCAGATTGATGCCGTACACGCGGTCGAGGCGGCCGTGCGCGTCGCGGACGGCCCTTGCCGCCGCCTGGATGTGCCGAACGTCGCCTTCCGGAAGGCGGATGCGGAAGCGGCAGTGCCATTCCTGGTCGGCGTTCATGGCCTTTCTGAGGCTGTCTTCCGCCATGGCGCGATCGTCGGGGTGCAATCTGGCTGTCCAGGCTTCGTAGAGCCCGCTGAATTCGTCGGCCTTGACCGCATACAGCCCGTACATGCGTTGATCCCAGGTCAGTTCGTCCGTGACCAGGTTCCATTCCCAGATGCCCACGCCGCCCGCGTCCGAGGCCAGGGCGATGCGCTCGGCAAAGGATTGCAGTTCGCGCTCGGCGTTCTTGCGTTCCGTGATGTCCTGCACAGTGCCGAAAAGCCCTGCCGGCCGGCCCTTGGGGTCGTAATCGACCCGTCCGGCTCCGTGAACGTACTTGATCCGGCCCGACGGCAGCATGATGCGATGTTCGAGGTCGTATTCGCCTTCGGTTTCCAGGGAGCGGGCGATGGTCTTGTCGATGTCCGCCTTGTCGTCCGGATGCTGGTACGACATGTATTCGTCGTAATCGGGCGGCCCCTGGGCCGGGTCGCGCTCGAAAATGCGGAAGACTTCCTCGGACCAGTAGATTTCTCCGCTGTCCTTGTTCCAGGCCCAGCTTCCGAGCTTGGCCAGTTGCTGGGCCATGGCCAGCCGGGCCTGGGAACGCTTGAGATCCTCTTCGGCGCGCTTCTCCTGGGTGATGTCCGTGTGCGTGCCGATGATGCGCAGCGGCCTGCCTTCCGCGCTCCGTTCCATGGTCTTGGCCCTGGCCTGGATCCAGACCCAGCGCCCGTTTTTGGCCCGCAGCCGGAACGCTGTCTCGTAGTAGGGCGTCTCGCCCCGCATGTGCGCGTCGAGATCCGCGTAGACGCGATCCCTGTCGTCCGGGTGCAGCCGATTGTCCCATTCCTCAAAGGCGCTCGCAAGCTCATGGTCCTCGTAGCCGAGCATTTCCTTCCAGCGGCGGGAGAAGAAGACCTCGTTCGTGCCCACGTTCCAGTCCCAGACGCCGTCCCGGTTTCCTTCCAGGGCGAACTGCCAGCGCTCCTCGCTGCGGCGCAGGCTCTCTTCCATGCGGACCCGGTCCGTGATGTCCAGGATGTAGCCCACGAACCAGACCGGGGAGCCTTCCCCATCCGGCACGATCACGGTGTGGTCCAGCAGCCAGCGCACTCTGCCGTCGCTGCGCCGGATTCGATAGGGGGCGTGGGTGAAGCTCGCGGCTGCGGAGGCGATGTTGGCCTTCGCTTCGGCAACCACGCGGTCGAGATCGTCCGGGTGAACCAGGCTGGAGTAGTCCAGGCCCTCCAGAAGAAACTGGTCCTGGGTGTAGCCCAGCAGTTCGTGGACGTTGGGGCTGACGTAGTTGACGGGCCAGCCCGGTCCGGTGCTCCATTTGAAAAGCACCATGGGGCCGGAAAGAAACAAGGCGCTGTCCGAGCCGTACTCCGTGCAGACGTTCTGGAATTCCAGAATCTGGCGGCGAAGCAGGCGGTTTTCCGCCCGGAGCGATTGCAGCTCTTCGTCCCTGTTCTCTTCGCTCATGAAATGCCTGTCCCGAAGTCGCAGATGGTTTCCGAAATCGCTCCACGCCATTGTCGATGCCGATGAACGGCGAAACACAAGATGAACCTACAGCAACAAATGAATGTACGTCAAAGAATTCGTTGCTGCACGATGCACGTTTGCCGGCAAGGAAATATATGAGTCGATGCGGATTGCAAAACGCCGTTGAATTGCTGTCGGGGAACGTGAAAATCTTTTGACGGCGCTTCGTGCGCAAGACCGGCGCGAGGGAAAAAAACGGGACGGCGATCCCCGGACGGGTCGCCGTCCCGCACAAGGGACGAAGGTTGCTCCGAAGCGGTCAGGATTTGGGCCAGCTGGCCTCGTCCAGCAGGAACATGAGGTTCTTGTAGGGCACGCCGCCGTGCAGGGAGAGTCCGATCTCGCAGGTGCGCGAGGTGGAGTAGCCCACGGTGCAGCCCTCGATCTGGCTGCGCAGCCCCTTGAGGGCCGCCTCGTTGAGTTCGGGGTAGTTGAAGCCCCGGTCCCCGGCGAAGCCGCAGCAGAAGACCTCCTCCGGAACCACGACCTCGCGGGCGCAGCGCCGGGCCAGCTCCTCGGCGGCCGGAGCCAGGCCGAGCTTGCGCGCGCTGCATGTGACGTGCAGGGCCACCCGCTTGTTCACCGGGGTGTATTCGAGCTTGTCCGCCAGGAGGGTGACCGCGAACTCGATGGGATCGTAGAGCTTGAGCCCCTTGATGTGCTCCTTCATGCGGTAGAGGCAGGGGCTGGTTTCGCAGAGGATGGGGAATTCGCCGTTGTTGCTGGCGGAGCGCAGCGCGCATTCCAACTCGGCGAGCTTGGCGTCGGCC
This window contains:
- a CDS encoding bifunctional diguanylate cyclase/phosphodiesterase gives rise to the protein MSEENRDEELQSLRAENRLLRRQILEFQNVCTEYGSDSALFLSGPMVLFKWSTGPGWPVNYVSPNVHELLGYTQDQFLLEGLDYSSLVHPDDLDRVVAEAKANIASAAASFTHAPYRIRRSDGRVRWLLDHTVIVPDGEGSPVWFVGYILDITDRVRMEESLRRSEERWQFALEGNRDGVWDWNVGTNEVFFSRRWKEMLGYEDHELASAFEEWDNRLHPDDRDRVYADLDAHMRGETPYYETAFRLRAKNGRWVWIQARAKTMERSAEGRPLRIIGTHTDITQEKRAEEDLKRSQARLAMAQQLAKLGSWAWNKDSGEIYWSEEVFRIFERDPAQGPPDYDEYMSYQHPDDKADIDKTIARSLETEGEYDLEHRIMLPSGRIKYVHGAGRVDYDPKGRPAGLFGTVQDITERKNAERELQSFAERIALASDAGGVGIWEWNLVTDELTWDQRMYGLYAVKADEFSGLYEAWTARLHPDDRAMAEDSLRKAMNADQEWHCRFRIRLPEGDVRHIQAAARAVRDAHGRLDRVYGINLDITESVLARVQLEKLAHHDSLTGLLNRGRFMELAALELERVRRYPHRVSLIMFDADRFKVVNDTHGHGVGDLVLKRIAATTSAILRDVDILGRLGGEEFAVLLPETDLEGALLVAERIRAAIEADSVALEQGGRVRFTVSLGVAAHSPENLPLDNLLQAADKALYKAKENGRNRVERS